From the genome of Deinococcus sp. AJ005, one region includes:
- the gnd gene encoding decarboxylating NADP(+)-dependent phosphogluconate dehydrogenase, with translation MGENLILNMASKGFTVAAFNRTTSKVDDFVTGRAKGLTILGADDLPTFVSLLKSPRKVMLMVKAGPAVDAFIDMLAPLLDEGDIIIDGGNTHFPDTVRREKALAEKNILFVGAGVSGGEEGALTGPSIMPGGNAAAWPALKPIFQKIAAQVDGQPCCDWVGEGGAGHFVKMVHNGIEYADMQMIAEAYSLLSGVLGLSAPEIGAILEDWNRGELDSYLIEITAEILKKTDDDTGQPMVDVILDTAGQKGTGKWTSVTALDVGAPANTIAEAVFARILSSLKDQRVEASKVLRGPEDAGEKPDQAVFVEQVRQALYASKICSYAQGFQMMELAAAEYGWKLDFGSIAQMWRGGCIIRAAFLDKIKAAFDGSTELPNLLLNAYFTEAIGTSQTAWRQVVAAAALRGVWTPAFSSSLAYYDGYRSERLSANILQAQRDYFGAHTYERVDKPRGEFFHTNWTGRGGSTSSSTYNA, from the coding sequence ATGGGCGAGAACCTGATCCTGAACATGGCCTCCAAGGGCTTTACCGTGGCGGCGTTCAACCGCACCACCAGCAAGGTGGACGACTTCGTGACGGGGCGTGCCAAAGGACTGACCATTCTGGGCGCGGACGACCTGCCCACCTTTGTCAGCCTGCTCAAGTCGCCGCGCAAGGTCATGTTGATGGTCAAAGCCGGGCCAGCCGTGGACGCCTTCATCGACATGCTTGCGCCGCTGCTGGACGAGGGCGACATCATCATCGACGGCGGCAACACCCACTTCCCCGACACTGTGCGGCGTGAGAAGGCGCTGGCTGAGAAAAATATTCTGTTCGTGGGTGCGGGCGTTTCCGGCGGCGAGGAAGGCGCGCTGACCGGCCCCAGCATCATGCCGGGCGGGAACGCGGCGGCCTGGCCCGCTTTAAAGCCCATCTTCCAGAAGATCGCCGCGCAGGTGGACGGCCAGCCATGTTGCGACTGGGTGGGGGAGGGCGGCGCGGGCCACTTCGTCAAGATGGTCCACAACGGCATCGAGTACGCCGACATGCAGATGATTGCCGAGGCATACAGCCTCCTGAGCGGCGTGCTGGGCCTGTCTGCCCCTGAAATCGGTGCGATTCTGGAGGACTGGAATAGGGGCGAGCTGGACAGCTACCTGATCGAGATCACCGCCGAGATTTTGAAGAAGACCGATGATGACACGGGCCAGCCGATGGTGGACGTGATTCTGGACACCGCCGGGCAGAAGGGCACGGGCAAGTGGACCTCCGTGACGGCGCTGGACGTGGGCGCGCCCGCCAACACCATTGCCGAAGCCGTGTTTGCCCGCATCCTCAGCTCGCTGAAAGACCAGCGTGTGGAGGCCAGCAAGGTACTGCGCGGCCCCGAGGATGCAGGCGAGAAACCCGATCAGGCCGTCTTCGTGGAACAGGTGCGGCAGGCGCTGTATGCCTCCAAGATCTGCTCGTATGCCCAGGGCTTTCAGATGATGGAACTGGCGGCGGCGGAATACGGCTGGAAGCTGGACTTTGGCAGCATCGCCCAGATGTGGCGCGGCGGTTGCATCATCCGTGCGGCGTTTCTGGACAAGATCAAGGCGGCCTTTGACGGCAGTACTGAATTGCCCAATCTATTGTTGAACGCCTATTTCACCGAGGCTATCGGCACTTCTCAGACGGCGTGGCGGCAGGTGGTGGCGGCGGCGGCGTTGCGTGGAGTCTGGACGCCGGCCTTCTCCAGCTCTCTGGCGTACTACGACGGCTATCGGAGCGAACGCCTCAGCGCCAACATCTTGCAGGCCCAGCGCGACTATTTTGGCGCGCATACCTACGAGCGGGTGGATAAGCCGCGAGGCGAGTTCTTCCACACCAACTGGACCGGGCGCGGCGGCAGTACATCCAGCAGTACTTATAACGCCTGA
- a CDS encoding MarR family winged helix-turn-helix transcriptional regulator translates to MSSLDPPRPACAPSPDSSSPADRLTACMRQLHRLVSDRMMGSLQSELQDEDVSFTQMTALYKVRAFAPISVTALAEMLGVSLPATSQLIQELVRRALMERRENPQDRREKLLALSEKGQQFLSAKEKIMIGAYSELFQHVRPETLSNASDAINALLTEARQPASPPFPASIPKERL, encoded by the coding sequence TTGAGCAGTCTTGACCCGCCCCGGCCCGCCTGCGCCCCGTCGCCCGACAGCTCCAGTCCCGCCGACCGCCTGACCGCATGTATGCGCCAGCTCCACCGGCTGGTTTCAGACCGGATGATGGGCAGCCTGCAAAGCGAACTCCAGGACGAGGACGTGAGTTTTACCCAGATGACGGCGTTGTATAAAGTCCGGGCCTTTGCGCCCATCAGCGTGACCGCGCTGGCCGAGATGCTGGGTGTCAGCTTGCCCGCCACCAGTCAACTGATCCAGGAGCTGGTACGCCGCGCCCTGATGGAACGGCGCGAAAACCCGCAGGACCGCCGCGAGAAGCTGCTGGCCCTGAGCGAAAAGGGCCAGCAGTTTCTGAGCGCCAAGGAAAAAATCATGATCGGCGCGTATAGCGAATTGTTCCAGCACGTTCGTCCTGAAACGCTCAGCAACGCCTCGGACGCCATTAACGCCCTGTTGACCGAGGCCCGGCAGCCTGCTTCTCCACCTTTTCCCGCCTCCATTCCCAAGGAACGACTATGA
- a CDS encoding MDR family MFS transporter produces MTQASPPAGGPRPEDRINYAEVLPQQTKILILIGTLLGLFLSALDQTIVATSLPRIVADLDGLNLYAWVTTAYLLAGTAMVPIYGKLSDIYGRKPVLMFGIVVFLIGSMLCGMAGEPFFGNLFGGGMMQLIAFRGLQGFGAAALTSVAFAIIADIFAPAERGKYQGLFGAVFGISSVIGPLLGGFLTDNISWRWVFYVNLPIGLIALAFIFAKMPTLASGLKPKIDYVGAVLVLTFSVPLLLALTLGADAAYGWTNPTVLALFAGAVVSLIAFLFVESRHESPILPLTLFKNPTFAWGVTARFFLGAAFLGAILFLSLYLVNVQGVSATKAGTATIPLTVGLIIGSVVSGQLASRLGQYKNLILIGLLMMTGGFYLLSTLNADTPYNRVIFYMVILGLGIGPALPLFTLAIQNAVQRWEIGVATASGQFFQQMGSTIGTAVFGAVLTSTLATQVPAQFRAAEAGQPPAVVAQLENAAKQATNSGNARGGGEAPTFDSIQAKITSGFATTFGSVETAVQGGDLSALTQDPNLPAELRSGLGNIPAAALQSDQGKAGVLAQIKTQLDSAQTAAITDARKVFDLSGRAFKVAFANTISRIYLISIFIALLAFLCTLPMPNLRLPKKGEGQGGQQGEKRSGLASMEG; encoded by the coding sequence ATGACCCAAGCCTCACCACCCGCCGGCGGCCCCCGCCCCGAAGACCGCATCAATTACGCCGAAGTGTTGCCGCAGCAGACCAAGATCCTGATCCTGATCGGCACGCTGCTCGGCCTGTTTCTGTCCGCGCTGGACCAGACCATCGTGGCCACCTCGTTGCCGCGCATCGTGGCCGATCTGGACGGCCTGAACCTGTACGCCTGGGTCACCACCGCCTACCTGCTGGCCGGTACGGCGATGGTGCCCATCTACGGCAAACTCTCGGACATTTACGGACGCAAGCCGGTGCTGATGTTCGGCATCGTGGTGTTTCTGATCGGCTCGATGCTGTGCGGCATGGCCGGTGAGCCGTTCTTTGGCAACCTGTTCGGCGGCGGCATGATGCAACTGATCGCGTTCCGGGGCCTTCAGGGCTTCGGGGCGGCGGCGCTGACCTCGGTGGCGTTTGCCATCATCGCCGATATCTTCGCGCCCGCCGAACGCGGCAAGTACCAGGGTCTGTTCGGGGCCGTTTTCGGCATCTCCAGCGTGATCGGGCCACTTCTGGGCGGCTTCCTGACCGACAACATCTCGTGGCGCTGGGTCTTCTACGTCAATCTGCCCATTGGATTGATCGCGCTGGCCTTCATCTTCGCCAAGATGCCCACCCTCGCCAGCGGCCTGAAACCCAAGATCGATTATGTCGGTGCAGTGCTGGTACTGACTTTCTCGGTACCGCTGCTGCTGGCGCTGACCCTGGGCGCAGACGCCGCCTACGGCTGGACGAATCCCACGGTGCTGGCACTGTTCGCGGGCGCAGTGGTCTCGCTGATCGCCTTCCTGTTTGTGGAATCCCGGCATGAAAGCCCGATTCTGCCTCTGACCCTGTTCAAGAACCCCACCTTTGCGTGGGGCGTCACCGCCCGCTTTTTCCTGGGGGCGGCGTTCCTGGGGGCGATCCTGTTTCTGAGCCTGTATCTGGTCAACGTGCAGGGCGTCAGCGCCACCAAGGCGGGCACGGCCACCATTCCGCTGACCGTGGGCCTGATCATCGGCTCGGTGGTCAGCGGGCAACTGGCCTCGCGCCTGGGCCAGTACAAGAACCTGATCCTGATCGGCCTGTTGATGATGACCGGCGGCTTTTACCTGCTGTCCACCTTGAACGCCGATACGCCCTACAACCGGGTCATCTTCTACATGGTAATCCTGGGCCTGGGCATCGGCCCCGCGCTGCCGCTGTTCACCCTGGCGATCCAGAATGCCGTCCAGCGCTGGGAAATCGGCGTGGCGACCGCCAGCGGGCAGTTCTTCCAGCAGATGGGCAGCACCATCGGCACTGCCGTCTTCGGCGCAGTGCTGACCAGCACCCTGGCCACCCAGGTTCCGGCGCAGTTCCGCGCCGCCGAGGCCGGGCAGCCGCCTGCCGTGGTGGCGCAGCTTGAGAACGCTGCCAAACAGGCCACCAATTCCGGCAATGCGCGCGGCGGCGGGGAAGCTCCCACCTTCGACAGCATTCAGGCCAAGATCACCTCCGGCTTCGCCACCACCTTTGGCAGCGTGGAGACGGCGGTGCAGGGCGGCGACCTGAGCGCGCTGACCCAGGATCCCAATCTGCCCGCAGAACTGCGCAGCGGCCTGGGCAACATTCCTGCCGCCGCCCTCCAGTCTGACCAGGGCAAGGCGGGCGTGCTGGCCCAGATCAAGACGCAACTGGACAGCGCCCAGACAGCAGCCATCACGGATGCCAGGAAAGTTTTTGACCTGTCGGGCCGGGCCTTCAAGGTGGCCTTTGCCAACACCATCAGCCGCATCTACCTGATCAGCATTTTCATCGCACTGCTGGCGTTCCTCTGCACGCTGCCCATGCCCAACCTGCGTCTGCCCAAGAAGGGCGAGGGCCAGGGTGGCCAGCAGGGCGAGAAGCGCAGCGGTCTGGCCTCGATGGAAGGCTAA
- a CDS encoding MFS transporter, whose protein sequence is MSQPASPPPTASGKPAVSTKVILFFTIFIAMLGLSVLFPILAPLGRQLGLSETQVGWFSTVYSLMQFVFSPMWGSRSERVGRKPVLIMGLIGFSISFGLFGYFAHLGLQGALAGGVLFGLLLASRVIGGILSSATLPTAQAMMADLSSEKDRAASLGLIGAAFGLGVVFGPALGGLLSTVSLTTPIYFSAALGLVTAAVAFKVLPETRRADSVPMGKGDRRALLTRGAIPLFLAISALSTLASVGMEQTIGFYVEDTLKLSNADTARTVGGMLAVFGIVAALVQGGAIRPLSKRIQPTVLIWVGLAVMALGMFLLPQMRTYWPITAALAVIGIGSAILSPTLSASLSLSVPANQQGAVAGLNSSALALGRMTGPLIGTGLYQSVSHGAPYLLSGTVLVLALLWMLAARPKVAIKPEGGAIGSS, encoded by the coding sequence ATGAGCCAACCCGCCTCTCCCCCGCCCACCGCCAGCGGCAAGCCTGCGGTCAGCACCAAGGTCATTCTCTTCTTCACTATTTTTATCGCCATGCTGGGTCTCAGCGTGCTGTTCCCGATTCTGGCCCCGCTGGGCCGCCAACTGGGCCTGAGCGAGACGCAGGTGGGCTGGTTTTCCACGGTCTACAGCCTGATGCAGTTCGTGTTCTCCCCGATGTGGGGATCGCGCAGCGAGCGGGTGGGCCGCAAACCAGTGCTGATTATGGGCCTGATCGGCTTCTCGATCAGCTTCGGGCTGTTCGGCTACTTCGCGCATCTGGGCTTGCAGGGTGCGCTGGCGGGCGGCGTGCTGTTTGGCCTGCTGCTGGCCTCACGCGTGATCGGCGGCATCTTGAGCAGTGCCACCCTGCCCACCGCACAGGCCATGATGGCGGACCTGAGCAGTGAAAAGGACCGCGCCGCCAGCCTGGGCCTGATCGGCGCGGCCTTCGGCCTGGGCGTGGTCTTTGGCCCCGCGCTGGGTGGCCTGCTGAGTACCGTCAGTCTGACCACGCCCATCTACTTCTCCGCCGCGCTGGGACTGGTCACCGCCGCCGTCGCCTTCAAAGTCCTTCCCGAAACACGCCGCGCCGACTCAGTGCCGATGGGCAAGGGGGACCGCCGCGCCCTGCTGACACGTGGTGCCATTCCGCTGTTTCTGGCGATCAGCGCGCTGTCGACCCTGGCAAGCGTGGGCATGGAGCAGACCATCGGCTTTTACGTGGAAGACACCCTCAAGCTAAGCAACGCAGATACGGCCCGCACGGTGGGCGGCATGCTGGCGGTCTTCGGCATCGTGGCCGCACTCGTGCAGGGCGGCGCGATCCGCCCGCTGAGCAAGCGCATCCAGCCCACGGTGCTGATCTGGGTGGGGCTGGCCGTCATGGCCCTGGGGATGTTCCTGCTGCCGCAGATGCGTACCTACTGGCCGATCACCGCCGCCCTGGCCGTCATCGGTATCGGCAGCGCGATCCTGTCGCCCACCCTGAGCGCGTCCCTGAGCCTGAGCGTTCCGGCCAACCAGCAGGGCGCGGTGGCAGGCCTGAACAGCAGCGCGCTGGCGCTGGGCCGCATGACTGGACCCCTGATCGGCACTGGCCTGTACCAGAGCGTCAGCCACGGCGCACCGTACCTGCTGAGCGGAACGGTGCTGGTGCTGGCCCTGCTGTGGATGCTGGCCGCGCGGCCCAAGGTGGCGATCAAGCCAGAGGGCGGGGCCATCGGAAGTAGTTAG
- the glpX gene encoding class II fructose-bisphosphatase: protein MTSKRQPSEKASPSVPPSEQAASAEAPASRPAPAKARTVQSFEHALVLETARVTEGAALAASKFMGLGDKNAVDGAGTEAMRELLNSLDIRGTVVIGEGEMDEAPMLYIGEQVGSGQYEVDIAVDPVEGTEVTAKGLPNGLAVIALSERGGLMHAPDCYMEKLIVPPPAAGRVNLEWPVEANLNVLAQSLNRDVDDLMITILDRERHADLIRRVRATGARVKLIGDGDVIAGIAVGVRGSGVHALMGSGGAPEGVLSAAACKCLGAEIQGRFIAEDDAMRERFKTMGVDENRIYKTADLAPGSQMVFSATGITYGEILDGVRRFAGGARTHTLVMGYATRVVRFIDSIHLEDDKARVTIRV from the coding sequence ATGACCTCTAAACGGCAGCCCAGTGAGAAAGCCAGCCCCAGCGTCCCTCCTTCCGAACAGGCCGCTTCCGCAGAGGCCCCCGCCTCCCGGCCCGCACCCGCCAAGGCCAGGACGGTCCAGAGCTTCGAGCATGCACTGGTGCTGGAAACGGCCCGCGTGACCGAGGGTGCAGCGCTGGCCGCCAGCAAGTTCATGGGCCTAGGCGACAAGAACGCGGTGGACGGTGCGGGCACCGAGGCCATGCGCGAACTGCTGAACTCGCTGGATATCCGGGGCACGGTGGTCATCGGTGAGGGCGAGATGGACGAGGCCCCCATGCTGTACATCGGCGAGCAGGTGGGCAGCGGCCAGTACGAGGTAGACATCGCCGTGGACCCGGTGGAGGGCACCGAGGTCACCGCCAAGGGCCTGCCCAACGGTCTGGCCGTCATTGCCCTATCCGAACGCGGCGGCCTGATGCACGCGCCAGACTGCTACATGGAAAAGCTGATCGTGCCGCCCCCAGCAGCGGGCCGCGTCAATCTGGAATGGCCGGTGGAGGCCAACCTGAACGTGCTGGCCCAGAGTCTTAACCGCGATGTGGACGACCTGATGATCACCATTCTGGACCGTGAACGCCACGCTGACCTGATCCGGCGCGTGCGGGCCACCGGGGCGCGCGTCAAGCTGATCGGCGACGGCGACGTGATCGCGGGCATCGCGGTGGGCGTGCGCGGCAGCGGCGTTCACGCGCTGATGGGTTCAGGGGGCGCACCAGAAGGTGTGCTAAGCGCGGCGGCCTGCAAATGCCTGGGCGCAGAAATCCAGGGCCGTTTCATTGCCGAGGATGACGCCATGCGTGAGCGTTTCAAGACGATGGGCGTGGACGAGAACCGCATCTACAAGACCGCAGACCTGGCCCCCGGCTCGCAGATGGTCTTTTCCGCCACTGGCATCACTTACGGCGAGATTCTGGACGGGGTGCGGCGTTTTGCAGGCGGGGCCAGGACGCACACGCTGGTCATGGGCTACGCCACCCGCGTGGTGCGCTTTATCGACAGCATCCATCTGGAAGACGACAAGGCCCGCGTGACCATCCGGGTCTGA
- a CDS encoding FTR1 family protein yields MLGLRIAALLALSAGFAGATDLATPAEKMRSSLAEAGLEVSFDRAEAERLVAQAQGAYGTVESEWKKADPAAAREVSAALQKAVAAAKEGNEIALNRAGADAWTALLRGAYLGLEASVQAGNADSARDWLAAREFRVASPLTRLNADATGAIEALAAGTLKPDAALKAMRSDVLDGYQARMNDALRELEISQARGFRTLAAGQAALAQGYFQLLRPAYVAQNGDAAAAKLDGEFAALPRTLGTVQASLSGFRAAPLSEREVTARAAQVTRFLSLVPVEYARGVKLGSVKLNGGRAVVTQEVEVNEARTFLGGAVSALADIAPLLPAQDAARSLSADFASLNASLSPQAMKAQPIIPAEVETKVSTLLGNVRSAFPADWQKADAGADLDVVRTQLDAVVAAAGAGEWAAAETARLDAYALLESGTEARIAVFNPELKAHLENLMWNGTAPAGLAALIKKQAPAGEFKTTRAELQATLKDIAKILGTEVAPAAVATNAGIIVFREGLEAVLILAALMGSLRRDSVRHLRRPMWLGAAAAFGATAITWFVMQGALSLLGRYGEKLEAVVSVVAIGVLLLIMNWFFHQVYWTDRMASFQKHKHELTTGGSVLKAQWWGLAVLGFTSIYREGFETTLFLQSLVLQAGAASVLGGTAVGLALVIGVGMAVFKWQAKLPMKKLLIWTGGLIAVVLAVMVGNTVHTMQLVGWLPVHPLPFELPANLGLWLGLHATWEGVLLQIGSVAAVIGSFFTAEALKTRELRQRQRGAAVHS; encoded by the coding sequence ATGCTGGGCCTCAGAATCGCCGCGCTGCTGGCCCTGTCCGCTGGATTTGCCGGGGCCACGGACCTCGCCACCCCTGCCGAGAAGATGCGTTCCTCCCTGGCGGAGGCGGGGCTGGAAGTCTCGTTTGACCGTGCTGAGGCAGAGAGGCTGGTCGCTCAGGCCCAGGGCGCGTATGGGACTGTCGAGAGCGAGTGGAAGAAAGCCGATCCCGCAGCCGCCCGCGAAGTCAGCGCCGCTTTACAGAAAGCCGTCGCTGCCGCAAAAGAAGGGAATGAAATTGCCTTGAACCGTGCCGGAGCTGATGCCTGGACTGCCCTGCTGCGCGGCGCATACCTGGGTCTGGAAGCCAGTGTGCAGGCTGGAAATGCCGACAGCGCCCGCGACTGGCTGGCCGCCCGCGAATTCCGCGTCGCCAGCCCGCTGACCCGCCTGAATGCCGACGCCACCGGGGCGATTGAAGCGCTGGCCGCCGGAACGCTGAAGCCGGACGCCGCCCTGAAAGCCATGCGCTCGGACGTGCTGGACGGCTATCAGGCGCGCATGAACGACGCACTGCGAGAATTGGAAATCTCGCAGGCGCGGGGCTTTCGCACCCTGGCTGCCGGACAGGCTGCGCTGGCGCAGGGATATTTCCAGTTGCTGCGGCCTGCCTACGTGGCCCAGAACGGGGACGCCGCCGCCGCGAAGCTGGACGGCGAGTTTGCCGCGCTACCTCGAACGCTCGGCACCGTACAGGCCAGCCTCTCCGGCTTCCGCGCCGCCCCCCTGAGCGAGCGGGAGGTCACGGCACGTGCCGCGCAGGTCACGCGCTTCCTGTCACTGGTGCCAGTGGAATACGCGCGTGGCGTCAAGCTGGGCAGCGTCAAGTTGAATGGGGGCCGCGCGGTGGTCACGCAGGAGGTGGAGGTCAACGAGGCCCGCACCTTCCTGGGCGGGGCCGTCTCCGCGCTGGCCGATATCGCGCCGCTGCTGCCCGCTCAGGACGCGGCCCGTAGTCTAAGCGCCGACTTCGCCTCATTGAACGCCAGCCTCTCGCCGCAGGCCATGAAAGCCCAGCCCATCATCCCCGCCGAAGTCGAAACGAAGGTCAGCACATTGCTGGGCAACGTCAGATCCGCCTTCCCCGCCGACTGGCAGAAGGCCGACGCGGGAGCGGACCTGGATGTGGTTCGCACCCAACTGGACGCCGTGGTGGCCGCTGCCGGAGCGGGAGAATGGGCCGCTGCCGAAACCGCCCGTCTGGACGCCTACGCCCTGCTGGAAAGCGGCACCGAGGCGCGCATCGCCGTCTTCAACCCAGAACTGAAAGCGCATCTGGAAAACCTGATGTGGAACGGCACGGCCCCGGCAGGACTGGCCGCGCTGATCAAGAAGCAGGCGCCGGCGGGCGAATTCAAAACCACCCGCGCCGAACTTCAGGCCACCCTGAAGGACATTGCCAAGATTCTGGGCACTGAAGTTGCGCCCGCCGCCGTCGCCACCAACGCTGGAATCATCGTCTTCCGCGAGGGGCTGGAAGCGGTGCTGATTCTGGCCGCGCTGATGGGCAGCCTGCGCCGCGACTCGGTGCGCCACCTGCGCCGCCCGATGTGGCTGGGCGCGGCTGCGGCGTTTGGGGCCACCGCCATAACGTGGTTTGTCATGCAGGGCGCACTGTCGCTGCTGGGGCGCTACGGCGAGAAGCTGGAAGCGGTGGTCAGTGTCGTCGCCATCGGCGTGCTGCTGCTGATCATGAACTGGTTTTTCCATCAGGTGTACTGGACGGACCGCATGGCCTCTTTCCAGAAGCACAAGCACGAGCTGACCACTGGCGGAAGCGTCCTGAAGGCCCAATGGTGGGGACTGGCGGTGCTGGGCTTCACCAGCATCTACCGAGAGGGCTTCGAGACCACCCTGTTCCTGCAATCGCTGGTGCTTCAGGCAGGCGCGGCCTCGGTGCTGGGAGGCACGGCGGTGGGGCTGGCCCTGGTCATCGGCGTGGGCATGGCGGTTTTTAAATGGCAGGCCAAACTGCCCATGAAAAAACTGCTGATCTGGACCGGAGGCCTGATTGCGGTGGTGCTGGCGGTCATGGTGGGCAACACGGTTCACACCATGCAACTGGTGGGCTGGCTCCCGGTACATCCGCTGCCGTTTGAGTTGCCCGCCAACCTGGGCCTGTGGCTGGGCCTGCACGCCACCTGGGAAGGCGTCCTGCTGCAAATCGGCTCGGTGGCCGCAGTCATCGGCTCCTTCTTCACCGCCGAGGCCCTCAAGACGCGCGAACTGCGCCAGCGTCAGCGTGGGGCCGCCGTTCACAGCTAG
- a CDS encoding DUF1540 domain-containing protein produces MNENTSASTTVSRCDATSCRFNSDQNCTAGQIEISMSAGSAQCLTFSLSTDAQGKQPSAQQ; encoded by the coding sequence ATGAATGAAAACACCTCCGCCAGCACCACCGTCAGCCGTTGCGACGCCACCTCCTGCCGCTTCAACAGCGATCAGAACTGCACCGCCGGGCAGATCGAGATCAGCATGAGTGCAGGCTCGGCCCAGTGCCTGACCTTCAGCCTCAGCACCGACGCCCAGGGCAAGCAGCCCAGCGCCCAGCAGTAA
- a CDS encoding imelysin family protein, which translates to MRIAIIMLGLGLLTSASAADLSGVKTYLNGKLDIQLAGTRALSAAADGYYALAKSADFDYAALAKNPQTRAALQAARAGWTKASPAYEDIEGIVAGVEALSEFDVILDAGTSAADGGEDVVPFDLKLPSGKTLAKPGNLFGVGEGTLWGTVKAYSSGVAFDVNGNGKMDFGDQLPDANVLKAAAAELHRQSGELQKAANAWNPSREDVFGALVGNVPTVGPVFFEDWKSSPFVIGSKSTRRDFVVISRMSDLVGNISSWRAMYRGLSPDVKAKNAALDTQIQSGLNELALYVNKLVAREQTRRYTPEQAEGLQREAQNRATVITGRITQAAALLGVRVE; encoded by the coding sequence ATGCGAATTGCAATCATCATGCTGGGCCTCGGCCTGCTGACGTCTGCCAGTGCCGCCGATCTGAGCGGCGTCAAGACCTATCTGAACGGCAAACTGGACATCCAACTGGCCGGAACGCGGGCGCTGAGCGCGGCGGCGGACGGGTATTACGCGCTGGCGAAAAGTGCGGATTTCGATTACGCGGCACTGGCGAAAAACCCCCAGACCCGCGCCGCACTGCAAGCGGCCCGCGCCGGATGGACTAAGGCCAGCCCCGCCTACGAGGACATCGAGGGCATCGTGGCCGGGGTGGAAGCCCTGAGCGAGTTTGACGTGATTCTGGACGCCGGAACGAGTGCGGCGGACGGTGGCGAGGACGTGGTGCCCTTTGACCTCAAGCTGCCCAGCGGCAAGACCCTCGCGAAGCCCGGCAACCTGTTTGGCGTGGGCGAGGGAACGCTGTGGGGCACCGTAAAGGCGTACAGCAGCGGCGTGGCCTTCGACGTGAACGGCAACGGAAAAATGGATTTCGGCGATCAGTTGCCCGACGCCAACGTGCTGAAGGCCGCCGCCGCCGAGCTACACCGACAGAGCGGGGAGCTTCAGAAGGCCGCCAATGCCTGGAACCCCAGCCGCGAGGACGTGTTCGGGGCTTTGGTAGGCAATGTCCCCACGGTTGGCCCGGTCTTTTTTGAGGACTGGAAGTCCAGCCCGTTCGTGATCGGCAGCAAAAGCACCCGCAGGGATTTCGTGGTGATCTCGCGCATGTCCGATCTGGTGGGCAATATCAGTTCGTGGCGGGCCATGTACCGGGGGCTGAGTCCCGACGTGAAGGCGAAGAACGCCGCGCTGGACACCCAGATTCAGTCGGGCCTCAACGAGCTGGCGCTGTACGTGAACAAACTGGTGGCCCGCGAACAGACCCGCCGCTACACCCCCGAACAGGCCGAGGGGCTTCAGCGCGAGGCCCAGAACCGCGCCACCGTCATCACCGGGCGCATCACCCAGGCGGCGGCGCTGCTGGGCGTGCGGGTAGAGTGA
- a CDS encoding Rrf2 family transcriptional regulator, which yields MWISTRAQYGLRALIEIGRQPGQPISLKEVATRQSISLHYLEQIVGGLRRAGFVQSVRGARGGYQLARPAAEINAYEVVTTLEGSIAPVQCVEDDHTCASQNVCGTQDLWFRVDAALREVLGGTTLADLIVEAREQQHARLIQLA from the coding sequence ATGTGGATATCAACGCGGGCACAGTATGGCCTCCGTGCCCTGATCGAGATTGGCCGTCAGCCGGGGCAGCCCATCTCGCTCAAGGAAGTGGCGACACGCCAGAGCATCAGCCTGCATTACCTGGAGCAGATCGTCGGGGGGCTGCGCCGGGCCGGCTTCGTGCAGAGCGTGCGTGGGGCCAGGGGCGGCTACCAGCTCGCGCGCCCTGCCGCCGAGATCAACGCTTACGAGGTGGTCACCACCCTGGAGGGCAGCATCGCCCCGGTGCAGTGCGTCGAGGACGATCACACCTGCGCCAGTCAGAACGTCTGCGGAACGCAGGATCTGTGGTTCCGGGTGGACGCCGCCTTGCGCGAGGTGCTGGGCGGCACCACGCTGGCCGACCTGATCGTGGAGGCGCGGGAACAGCAGCACGCTCGCCTGATTCAACTGGCGTAG